In bacterium, a genomic segment contains:
- a CDS encoding TIGR02147 family protein — translation MSNAEVKPVSIYDYIDYRQYLLAIHAYLKRTQPKFSDRYFAKMAGIPSSSHLRLVLQGKRNLKASTASKFALGLKLSKKETRYFETMVLFAQAKTEADRDRYFGELAEFKPKKRAASITADKVEYAANSLYVILREMTVLPGFKEDPLWISNKLYKAVTPLEVKEALLLLERLKLVKRDAQGKLVHSRQPLESPPDAKIKDFIHYHRQVLSEAKEAITDAPFNDWDVNSKTIAISKEMLPEVMKKMREFQDDLDKMLQKKPFDYYDVFQMNMQLFPVTRVKGEK, via the coding sequence ATGAGTAATGCCGAGGTAAAACCTGTTAGCATTTACGATTATATCGATTACCGCCAGTATTTATTGGCTATTCACGCTTATCTAAAAAGGACTCAGCCTAAATTTTCGGATCGTTACTTTGCCAAAATGGCTGGAATTCCATCGAGCAGTCATTTGCGCTTGGTGTTGCAGGGTAAGCGTAATTTAAAAGCTTCTACTGCTTCCAAATTTGCCTTGGGTTTAAAATTAAGCAAAAAAGAAACGCGCTATTTTGAAACTATGGTGCTGTTTGCCCAAGCCAAAACTGAGGCCGATCGTGACCGTTATTTTGGGGAGCTGGCCGAGTTTAAGCCCAAAAAGCGTGCTGCCAGCATTACGGCCGACAAGGTAGAGTATGCGGCTAATAGTCTCTACGTTATTTTGCGCGAAATGACTGTATTGCCCGGTTTTAAGGAAGACCCTCTTTGGATATCCAATAAATTGTATAAGGCTGTGACGCCTCTTGAGGTGAAAGAAGCCTTATTGCTGCTGGAACGGCTTAAACTTGTAAAGCGTGATGCTCAAGGAAAATTAGTGCATTCACGGCAGCCTCTCGAATCACCACCCGATGCCAAAATAAAAGATTTTATTCATTATCATCGCCAGGTTTTAAGCGAAGCCAAAGAAGCTATTACCGATGCGCCCTTTAACGATTGGGATGTAAATAGTAAAACCATTGCTATTTCAAAAGAAATGTTGCCGGAAGTGATGAAAAAGATGCGCGAGTTTCAGGACGATTTGGATAAGATGCTGCAGAAGAAGCCATTTGATTATTACGATGTTTTTCAGATGAATATGCAGCTTTTTCCGGTAACACGGGTTAAGGGTGAAAAATAA